Within Pseudomonas tructae, the genomic segment ATAGGCGAAGCCGACTTGAGTGACTCGACCACGGTCGCTGTGGGGGCGTCCTTGCAGCAGGACAATAGCGGTGGATACGACTGGGGCGGTTTGCCTACCCACCTGGATGGCAGTTCTTACAACTTCTCGCGTTCGACGTCGTTCGCCGGGAAGTGGGCCTATCTGGACAAGATCAACCGCAACGTTTTTGCCGATATCAAGCACCGTTTCAATGAGGACTGGAACCTCACCGTCGCCACCAATCTGATCTGGTCCAATGCAGACTTTCTCGCTCAGGTCGGGTATCACACCAAAGTCACCGATTCGACAATGCAGTACTGGCCGAACAGCGCCCGTTACGATGACGAACAGATCAATCTCGACGCGGCGCTCAACGGCGCATTCACCCTGCTGGGGCGCAAGCATGAACTGGTGATAGGGACCAACATGAGGCGCGACAGGCTGCAGTACGTCACAGGCTCGTCCAGTGTGAACCCTAAAGTCGACATTCTGGACTTCGATACCTCGCAATTTCCTAAACCGCAAATAGTTGGCAGCCTGACGCCCAGTCGGCATGTGCGCAAGGACAAGGGTGTCTATGCCGCTACTCGCCTCAATCCATTCGATGATTTGCACGTCATTCTTGGCAGCCGTCTGAGCTGGGTCGACTATGACACCCAAGGCCCATGGGAGACGGACCGCTTCAAGGAAAATCGTAAGGTCATCCCTTATGGTGGCATCGTTTATGACGTCAATGACACGACCTCGGTCTACGCCAGCTATACCGAGATCTACAAGATGCAGAGCAATTACAGCGTCGACAACCAATTGCTGGCGCCTACGACGGGCAGTAACTACGAAGTCGGCGTGAAGAACGAGCTGTTCGATGGCAGGTTGAATACCGCCCTGGCGTTCTTTCAGGTGGATCAGTCCGGCCTTCCACAGGTCGTTCCCCAAGCAGGACGCGTCTGCGGGCCAACGCGTGATTCGCGGTGCTACACCGAGGGTGCCAAGGTGCGAAACCGCGGGTTCGATGCAGAGGTTTCAGGCGAGTTGATGCCCGGTTGGAATGCTTCGATGGGCTACACCTACAGTCATCCAAAATATGTAGCGGGTACCAACAAGGGTGACACCTATGGCACAGAAAACTCGCCACAGCGACTGTTCAAGGCCGCCACGACCTATCAGCTGCCAGGCAAGCTCGATCAATGGCGAGTGGGGACCAGTTTGTACCATCAGAGCAAGCTGTACCTGAACGATATTTCGCAGAGCGCCTACAACCTTGTGGACTTGAACGCCAACTTCCGAATTGACCAAAACCTGAGCGTTCAATTGAATCTCAACAACATTTTTGACGAGAAATACTACACCGCGATTTTCAGTGAAAACACCGGAAACTATTACGGCGAACCTCGTAACTTTGCCGTCACGCTACGCTACGAGAACTAGGGTGTGTACGAAAAGTCCCGCGATCTGCCGCAACGCGGCAGCAATCCCTGGCTATACGGAGTGCCTGATACAACCGGGTGGCCGGTTTGCGAGCGCTTTGCACTCGATCGCGGGACAAGCCCGCTCCCACAAAAAATGGTAAATGTACTTTTCGTACAAAGCCTAGTCACGAACCGGATGAGCACCGGTCAATAAACCGATTTTCACGCGGCTGTAGCAGCCGCTTTGAAGAAAACCACGCTCAGTCGCAACGGATCGCTGTGCTTTGGTCAGGGGCAGCTGTGGGTCGGCAGCGGCCTTTCATCAAACCCCAGACCTTCTGGTTTCAAATCCGTACACCCGCCTAGCCACAGCCCCGATTCCCCCTTACCATACGCCCAACTCGTATTACCGCGGCTGCTGAACCCGGTACTCACGAGGAAATGACCATGGAAAGAACCCGCGCCTGGAGACGTTCACAGGCCCGTAAAAGCGGCAGGAGCAAAGCGGTGCGTCCGCTGCAGTTCAAGCCAGAAAAAAACTGGAAGCAGCTATACACCCGAGGCGACAAGCTGATAAGGGCACGCCAGCTCGGCATGAGCTATCCCATTCGCTCCACCCGCCAACTGTTGGATCAAGAGTGACAAACCTTCTGTTCGTCTGCAGCCGCAATCAATGGCGCAGCCCTACCGCGGAAACGATCTGGCGCCGTCGTCCTGGCTTCACTGCCCGTTCGGCGGGCACCAGCCCGAACGCCCGCAAACCCGTCGGCCCAGCGGACATTCGCTGGGCCGACGTGATCTTTGTCATGGAACGCAAACACCAGCAGCGGCTGCAAGCGCAATATGCTCCCCTGCTCGAACACAAACAGCTTCACGTGCTGGAAATTCCCGACGATTTCCACTACATGGACCCGGAGCTTGTGACCATGCTCGAAGACACCGTGACGCCCTACCTTACTGCCGGACAGTCAAAGGAGTCTTAGCTTGCTAGGGCGTGCAGCAAGGTCGCCGGCTTTGTCTGACAGTCAATGCATGAACAGTGCAATCAGGATGATCACGGGAATGGGCACACCCAGCATGAACAACAGTAGTGAGCGCATGATAGTTCTCCTCGGTTCAACGGACGTGTGCGTTGATAGCGTCATCGATGACGATCACAGCATCGCGACGACGGCCGCCATAGGTTGCGGCGAGGCTGGCGAAAAACGCCCCGCATAACAACGCGATGAACATCCACAAGGCCGACAGCGCAGCCGCCTTGCTGGCGGCGTCGGCCGCCTCACGGGCAGCCCTTTTGGCGTCTTCCATAGACTGACGCGCTTGTGCGAACACCTCATCGACACGCTGCTCGGCTTGCGCCGGGGTCAAGTTGCTGCGTTGGCTGATCAGTTGCGCCAGGTACTGCCGATCTTCGCCACTTAATTGACCGCCGTTGCGCAATGAGCGCGTCATGATTCGGCTGACCACACCTTGGGCCGCACCCTCATTGACCGCTACAGAATTGTCCCCACGAAACAGGCTATCGACAAAGTAGCCATAGGGATCGCTGTCAGAACGCCCAACAGCGGTCGCAGCGGCTGAAGTAACGCCGCTGGCTGCACCTGCCGCAACCTGGGCACCTGCCTGCACGCCACCGCCCACAATACTGCTGACCGAACCGACCACCAGTGTTGCCGTTACCAGTGTGGCGACGGCCCATGCCAGAAAGCCATGGGCGGTATCGCGAAAGTAAACCTCATCACCCTGCACGCTCGCCCACTTGACCCGCAGGCGGCCCGCCAGGTAGCCCCCCAGGCCGGAGGCGACAATTTGAGTCAGCGCCAGCCAGACAATCGTTGAAATACCCAAGCTCTTGGCGCTCATGCCGTCGCCAACCCACGGCGAAACGGCCGAAAAGCCCAGCCCGAATCCAAGCAATACCAATATCAGCGACAATGCCGCCGCACCCGCTGCACCTGCAAAAACTGCCGCCCATGACACCCCGCAACGGTTATGTGCTTCGGCGAGGGTACTCATGTGGGTTTGTGATGTTGTCATCATGTTTTGCTCCCGCGAGGGACATCGAATGTTCAGTACAACAGGTGCACGCCCTGTGCCAAACCGATGCATTTGGCAAAATCTGTTAATTCAATGCGTTGGGATAATTGCAACGCATCACCACCTTGCAAAGTGCATGATTAGGACGCCGGTAGCGGGTGTTCTGCATCCCAGAACAACCAAGTGAACACATAGGCGAGCACTTAAACATAGAAGGCCAGTGCCAGCAGCGGCGCGCCGCCAGCAACGACGACTCGCCAGTTCACAAACGCTGCACACTCCACCAACGCCTCGAACTGTTCAGGACAGCGGTGCTTGAAACTCTGGGCATTGTCGATGACCAGTGCAAGCGTTTGCCCAGGTTGAACGTGGACAGTCGACATTTCTGCGCTGGGGTCATCAAGGTATGAAAGGCAATCAACCCAGGCGTTCATATTGAGGCCGTAAAACTTGGGGAAGCCGAATGTTTCAGCGAACACACTGTGGAATGTTTGCCAGTCAGTAATCAGGTTTGCATCTATGTGCACCATGCAGTGTTCCACTCGCTCGAAAAGGGGATGGACAGTACCACTGAAATGCAATGACCGCTCCCCGGCTCAATTCTGCCTCGCCCTGTGCGAAAGCGTATGATGGCCGGCCGCCAATGCCGAGAAGGAAATCGCCATGCCCCCCAACAAAGCTTGCCCCGTGGTGTTCTGTGGTGGGTCGTCGCCGAGGATTTTGCTGTTCCGGCATCCTCTGGCCGGAGTGCAACTGGTCAAGGGCACGATCGAGCACGGCGAAACACCGGGCCAGGCGGCCTTGCGCGAGTTGATGGAAGAGTCGGGTATCAGCACTGCCACGATCCAGGACGACCTGGGCTGTTGGGATGCCGGCCATCTCGCCCAGGTCTGGTCGTTTCAACTGTGCCAGGTGCAGGGCACCCTACCCGAGCACTGGTCTCACCAGACCCTCGATGACCATGGCCATCTTTTCGAGTTCTTCTGGGCCCCGCTCGAGCAGTTGCCTGTTGCCGAGTGTCACCCGGTCTTCCAGCGAGCACTGGTCTTTTTGTGTGAGGCCCTGCAAGCGCGTGGTCACTGGCCAGGCGAGCCTTGCCGAAATTGACGAGCGCCCTACGCCCTACTCCCACCACTTGCAGAACAACGCATTTGTCCAGGTGCGTGGGCCAACGCCCAGGCCCACGGCGATAACCTGTGACCGGGAAAGGATTCGCTTGACCTCTGGATAGATGTTCATGGCGCACAAGTCCTGCATCTCTATGCCGAACTCGGCATCTGCCCCAATGTTTGCGCGCATCGTCTCCTTGAAGGTGTCATAGATCGCATACCCTTCGTCACCGGTAGCATTGACGGGGTCAAAGGTGGTCATGAAGAACGAGTTCATGAACATTTGCGCATGGTTGCCCTGCTCCATGAACTCAAGATAGGGCTCGGCATGGTTGCCGCAATCGATACACGCACTGGCAATGCGTAATTCCGGTGCATTGCAACCACTGCAGTCTGCTGGCGGCTCGACCATCCGCATTGCGTCGGCAACCGTCAGGTTGGCATTGTCGGCAGGCGTGGGGCGGCCCTCCAGACCAAACAGCTGATCAAGGGAAAAATTGCACGGCCTCCTTTGCCCAGGCGCCAGCCCATCCTTGTCTTTCTCGCCCACACTTTCCACCCACTTGAACAGGTTCGCAGACAAATACGAGACGGCATCGTCGGTGTACTCCACCCTTACACCGCACCCCTCCAGTTCATATACAAACTGGCCACGTTCCTTTCTCGTCGCCGGGGCGACCTTGGCGTCTATCAGGTCTTTGGGTTTGCCGATGGTGTCTTTGTTGACGAAGTCCTTGAGCGCCCAACAAGGCGCCTTGGCACAGGTTGCAAATGTCGCTTCGGAAATAGCCTCCACACCTTTGCCCGTACGATCGATCGCCTCGATGTTGCGTTCCATCTGCCGGGTGTTTTCGACCGAACTCTCTCGGTCCTGCTCATAGGTGTAGATAGAGAACAAGAACCCGATAAGGCCGGTGATCGCCAGTATCCCGGTAACCAGTGGATGTCGGCCGACCAGCTCGATCGCGTTCTTCGCGAAGTTGCCCCAGTCTCGAATGTTCACTGCGTATCCCCCTGCGTTGCAAGGCGCTTGGCTTACTACTCGGGCGTTCCCGCTTAGCTATTCAACATAATCAATCTGGCGGGTTTTGCAAACGCAGCCAGCCTCCGTAGTTCTTTGGATAAACCTTCTTCAGGATGCGATCAAAACTGCTTTTGGTTCTTCTGCAAAACCTGCACAATCGCCGGCTTTTTTTCCCGACAAGGTAGTCCTGCATGCAACGGATCGTCATTCTCGGCAATGCCGGCAGCGGTAAATCCACCCTCGCCCGCGCCCTGGGCAAACGCCTGGACCTGCCGGTGGTGCACCTGGACCGGCTGTTCTGGGAACCCGGCTGGGTCGAACCCGATGCCGAACAGTACCGCGCGCGCGTGCGTCAGGCAGTGTCACAAGAAACCTGGGTGTGTGAAGGCAATTATGCCCGGCGCACGTTCGACCTGCGTCTGCCGCGGGCGGATCTGGTGATCTGGCTGGACACACCGCGCCTGACCTGTTTTTTTCGGGTCATCAGGCGCAGTGTCATGAACCGCCCTCGGCCTGACCTTCCGGACGGTTGCAGTGAGAAGCTTAACGGGGCGTTTTTGACATTCTTGAAATTCGTGTGGGGTTTCGACCGCGGCTATCGCCCGGGGATCGAAGCGGTGCGCGTGGCCATCGGGCCGCAGGTGCCGGTGGTGCATTTGCGTGGTCGTCGGCAGATTGCCGCATTTGTCGAAAACCGGGCCTCTGGCAAGCCAACGCCAGGTTCATTCTGATCTCCTATGCTCAAAGCTCGCCTTCAGCAGGGTATTGCCCCTGATCC encodes:
- a CDS encoding TonB-dependent siderophore receptor; this translates as MLHVFVRTHAQSLRHVVALAALLGLLAPVNAQTRALETASATQVFTIAAQPLDSALTRFADQAGLRIIFNSDEVSGMTSAGLSGPYKVNEALEHLLRGSGFGYEFVNDKTLTLRKAPTDSAVLELGATDVNELGLAATTEGTGSYTTGFTNTATRLGLSPRETPQSISVVTRQQMDDQNMQSLEDVAKAATGISTVKGFGTERPLYYSRGFQVDDLQFDGLPSSVTESFSMDVMSVNNMAMYDRVEIVRGANGLMQGAGNPSAAINMVRKRPTHDYQLKAEIGAGSWDNYRTQLDVGGPLNAAGTLRGRTVLMYNSRNSYQDYADKENQLFYAIGEADLSDSTTVAVGASLQQDNSGGYDWGGLPTHLDGSSYNFSRSTSFAGKWAYLDKINRNVFADIKHRFNEDWNLTVATNLIWSNADFLAQVGYHTKVTDSTMQYWPNSARYDDEQINLDAALNGAFTLLGRKHELVIGTNMRRDRLQYVTGSSSVNPKVDILDFDTSQFPKPQIVGSLTPSRHVRKDKGVYAATRLNPFDDLHVILGSRLSWVDYDTQGPWETDRFKENRKVIPYGGIVYDVNDTTSVYASYTEIYKMQSNYSVDNQLLAPTTGSNYEVGVKNELFDGRLNTALAFFQVDQSGLPQVVPQAGRVCGPTRDSRCYTEGAKVRNRGFDAEVSGELMPGWNASMGYTYSHPKYVAGTNKGDTYGTENSPQRLFKAATTYQLPGKLDQWRVGTSLYHQSKLYLNDISQSAYNLVDLNANFRIDQNLSVQLNLNNIFDEKYYTAIFSENTGNYYGEPRNFAVTLRYEN
- a CDS encoding low molecular weight protein tyrosine phosphatase family protein, translating into MTNLLFVCSRNQWRSPTAETIWRRRPGFTARSAGTSPNARKPVGPADIRWADVIFVMERKHQQRLQAQYAPLLEHKQLHVLEIPDDFHYMDPELVTMLEDTVTPYLTAGQSKES
- a CDS encoding barstar family protein: MVHIDANLITDWQTFHSVFAETFGFPKFYGLNMNAWVDCLSYLDDPSAEMSTVHVQPGQTLALVIDNAQSFKHRCPEQFEALVECAAFVNWRVVVAGGAPLLALAFYV
- a CDS encoding NUDIX hydrolase, which translates into the protein MPPNKACPVVFCGGSSPRILLFRHPLAGVQLVKGTIEHGETPGQAALRELMEESGISTATIQDDLGCWDAGHLAQVWSFQLCQVQGTLPEHWSHQTLDDHGHLFEFFWAPLEQLPVAECHPVFQRALVFLCEALQARGHWPGEPCRN
- a CDS encoding P-loop NTPase family protein; this translates as MQRIVILGNAGSGKSTLARALGKRLDLPVVHLDRLFWEPGWVEPDAEQYRARVRQAVSQETWVCEGNYARRTFDLRLPRADLVIWLDTPRLTCFFRVIRRSVMNRPRPDLPDGCSEKLNGAFLTFLKFVWGFDRGYRPGIEAVRVAIGPQVPVVHLRGRRQIAAFVENRASGKPTPGSF